The following coding sequences lie in one Lolium perenne isolate Kyuss_39 chromosome 2, Kyuss_2.0, whole genome shotgun sequence genomic window:
- the LOC127333948 gene encoding oxygen-evolving enhancer protein 2, chloroplastic produces MASTSCFLHQSTARLAASARPAPAVGRTQLLVCKAQKNDEAASDASAVVTSRRAALSLLAGAAAVAVKVSPAAAAYGEAANVFGKAKKNTDFKTYTGEGFKLLVPAKWNPSKEREFPGQVLRYEDNFDATSNLSVVIQPTTKKTITDYGSPEQFLSEVGFLLGQQSYGGNTDSEGGFESGAVATANVLESSAPVVDGKQYYSITVLTRTADGDEGGKHQLITATVADGKLYVCKAQAGDKRWFKGAKKFVENAAGSFSVA; encoded by the exons ATGGCGTCCACCTCCTGCTTCCTCCACCAGTCCACCGCGCGGCTGGCCGCCTCGGCGCGCCCCGCGCCAGCAGTCGGGCGCACCCAGCTGCTCGTCTGCAAGGCGCAGAAGAACGACGAGGCTGCATCTGACGCCTCGGCCGTCGTCACCAGCCGCCGCGCCGCGCTGTCACTACTCGCCGGcgctgccgccgtcgccgtcAAGGTCtcaccggccgccgccgcctacGGAGAAGCAG CCAACGTGTTCGGGAAGGCGAAGAAGAACACGGACTTCAAGACGTACACCGGGGAGGGGTTCAAGCTGCTGGTCCCGGCCAAGTGGAACCCGAGCAAGGAGCGTGAGTTCCCCGGCCAGGTGCTCCGCTACGAGGACAACTTCGACGCCACCAGCAACCTCTCCGTCGTCATCCAGCCCACCACCAAGAAGACCATCACCGACTACGGATCCCCTGAGCAGTTCCTCTCCGAGGTCGGATTCCTCCTCGGCCAGCAGTCATACGGCGGAAACACCGACTCCGAG GGTGGGTTCGAGTCAGGCGCCGTGGCCACGGCCAACGTGCTCGAGAGCTCCGCGCCGGTGGTGGACGGGAAGCAGTACTACAGCATAACGGTGCTCACCAGGACGGCGGACGGCGACGAGGGAGGCAAGCACCAGCTCATCACCGCCACCGTCGCCGACGGCAAGCTCTACGTCTGCAAGGCGCAGGCCGGGGACAAGAGGTGGTTCAAGGGCGCCAAGAAGTTCGTCGAGAACGCCGCCGGATCCTTCAGCGTCGCATAA